One part of the Gadus macrocephalus chromosome 8, ASM3116895v1 genome encodes these proteins:
- the guk1a gene encoding guanylate kinase isoform X3 produces MAGPRPVVLSGPSGAGKSTLLKKLMKEYDGVFGFSVSHTTRQPRPGEENGKDYHYVTKDAMQTAVANGEFIESAVFSGNMYGTSKAAVQAVRAKNLICILDIDMQGVRNIKKTDLNAIYVSIQAPSMDILEKRLRDRKTESEEGLQKRLHAARLDVEFSKEEGMFDVCIVNDVLEDAYGKLKDVLLEEINQVKKTGMTL; encoded by the exons ATGGCTGGACCGAGGCCTGTGGTGCTGAGCGGACCGTCGGGGGCGGGCAAGAGCACGCTGCTCAAGAAGCTCATGAAGGAGTACGACGGCGTCTTCGGATTCAGCGTCTCCC ATACCACAAGACAGCCACGTCCTGGTGAAGAGAATGGCAAAG ACTACCATTACGTCACGAAGGACGCCATGCAGACGGCCGTCGCCAACGGCGAGTTCATCGAGAGCGCCGTGTTCTCGGGGAACATGTACGGCACGAGCAAGGCGGCGGTGCAGGCGGTCCGCGCCAAGAACCTCATCTGCATCCTGGACATCGACATGCAGGGCGTGCGCAACATCAAGAAGACGGACCTCAACGCCATCTACGTGTCCATCCAGGCGCCGTCCATGGACATCCTG GAGAAGCGTCTGAGGGACAGAAAGACCGAGTCAGAGGAGGGTCTGCAGAAGCGGTTGCACGCAGCTCGCCTCGACGTGGAGTTCA GTAAAGAAGAGGGTATGTTCGACGTCTGCATCGTCAACGACGTCTTGGAGGACGCCTATGGGAAGCTGAAGGACGTTCTGCTGGAG GAAATAAACCAAGTGAAGAAAACCGGCATGACTTTGTAA
- the guk1a gene encoding guanylate kinase isoform X1, with the protein MYMRNFSRLFSAMAGPRPVVLSGPSGAGKSTLLKKLMKEYDGVFGFSVSHTTRQPRPGEENGKDYHYVTKDAMQTAVANGEFIESAVFSGNMYGTSKAAVQAVRAKNLICILDIDMQGVRNIKKTDLNAIYVSIQAPSMDILEKRLRDRKTESEEGLQKRLHAARLDVEFSKEEGMFDVCIVNDVLEDAYGKLKDVLLEEINQVKKTGMTL; encoded by the exons CTATGGCTGGACCGAGGCCTGTGGTGCTGAGCGGACCGTCGGGGGCGGGCAAGAGCACGCTGCTCAAGAAGCTCATGAAGGAGTACGACGGCGTCTTCGGATTCAGCGTCTCCC ATACCACAAGACAGCCACGTCCTGGTGAAGAGAATGGCAAAG ACTACCATTACGTCACGAAGGACGCCATGCAGACGGCCGTCGCCAACGGCGAGTTCATCGAGAGCGCCGTGTTCTCGGGGAACATGTACGGCACGAGCAAGGCGGCGGTGCAGGCGGTCCGCGCCAAGAACCTCATCTGCATCCTGGACATCGACATGCAGGGCGTGCGCAACATCAAGAAGACGGACCTCAACGCCATCTACGTGTCCATCCAGGCGCCGTCCATGGACATCCTG GAGAAGCGTCTGAGGGACAGAAAGACCGAGTCAGAGGAGGGTCTGCAGAAGCGGTTGCACGCAGCTCGCCTCGACGTGGAGTTCA GTAAAGAAGAGGGTATGTTCGACGTCTGCATCGTCAACGACGTCTTGGAGGACGCCTATGGGAAGCTGAAGGACGTTCTGCTGGAG GAAATAAACCAAGTGAAGAAAACCGGCATGACTTTGTAA
- the guk1a gene encoding guanylate kinase isoform X2, translating to MRDLSRVDKAMAGPRPVVLSGPSGAGKSTLLKKLMKEYDGVFGFSVSHTTRQPRPGEENGKDYHYVTKDAMQTAVANGEFIESAVFSGNMYGTSKAAVQAVRAKNLICILDIDMQGVRNIKKTDLNAIYVSIQAPSMDILEKRLRDRKTESEEGLQKRLHAARLDVEFSKEEGMFDVCIVNDVLEDAYGKLKDVLLEEINQVKKTGMTL from the exons CTATGGCTGGACCGAGGCCTGTGGTGCTGAGCGGACCGTCGGGGGCGGGCAAGAGCACGCTGCTCAAGAAGCTCATGAAGGAGTACGACGGCGTCTTCGGATTCAGCGTCTCCC ATACCACAAGACAGCCACGTCCTGGTGAAGAGAATGGCAAAG ACTACCATTACGTCACGAAGGACGCCATGCAGACGGCCGTCGCCAACGGCGAGTTCATCGAGAGCGCCGTGTTCTCGGGGAACATGTACGGCACGAGCAAGGCGGCGGTGCAGGCGGTCCGCGCCAAGAACCTCATCTGCATCCTGGACATCGACATGCAGGGCGTGCGCAACATCAAGAAGACGGACCTCAACGCCATCTACGTGTCCATCCAGGCGCCGTCCATGGACATCCTG GAGAAGCGTCTGAGGGACAGAAAGACCGAGTCAGAGGAGGGTCTGCAGAAGCGGTTGCACGCAGCTCGCCTCGACGTGGAGTTCA GTAAAGAAGAGGGTATGTTCGACGTCTGCATCGTCAACGACGTCTTGGAGGACGCCTATGGGAAGCTGAAGGACGTTCTGCTGGAG GAAATAAACCAAGTGAAGAAAACCGGCATGACTTTGTAA